In Monodelphis domestica isolate mMonDom1 chromosome 4, mMonDom1.pri, whole genome shotgun sequence, one DNA window encodes the following:
- the RLF gene encoding zinc finger protein Rlf isoform X3, whose product MKTSVCKTIGCLLPEDLEVRRACQLTEFLLDPNWTGFNMLEELYLQPDQKFDEENAPVPNSLRCELLLALKAHWPFDPEFWDWKTLKRHCHQLLGQEASDSDDDLSGYEMSINETDVLESFLSDYEENKDDKHSKRRDSTDQQKEKRDKKPIGSSERYQRWLQYKFFCVLCKRECIEARILHHSKMHMESGVYTCPVCIKKFKKKEFFVPHVMEHVKMPSSRTRRKLLMKRDRSLKGNSSKRSPSATSHQDQLCNKQGDSHEYVTFSKLEDCHLQDRDLYPCPGTDCSRVFKQFKYLSVHLKAEHQNNDENAKHYLDMKNRREKCSFCRRHFMTAFHLREHEQVHCGPQPYMCVSIDCYATFGSVNELLNHKQKHEDLRYKCELNGCNSVFSDLGQLYHHEAQHFRDASYTCSFLGCKKFYYSKTEFQDHLSMHHDISNGDVKSTVKFESAANEKNSCRDLPHLLDPTEKSHLPEDLLFSVDSSSSQLAPDIEETGSDNLKDNSDSNSSDQLSHSSSASMNEELIDTLDSPESMSDILIPSHDKVFVPSSLKEKCSNVAVCFDGKKFTCGFEDCGSTYKNARGMQKHLRKVHPYHFKHKKTLGIKDKEIFKFLDGEHDQTNEKFNAEPKPGSDTNSDSPDEGLDHNIHTKYKSDLQSCHHSPEATICASRVPCTEDAMLELLLRLKHLSLKNSITHTSFSGSLPVYPSNGAKSLQSVSSSPISDLHFQNQEENLSSQYLAQLAAKPFFCELQGCKYEFVTREALLMHYVKKHNYSRDKVLQLSMFKHRYSPFQCHICQRSFTRRTHLRIHYKNKHKISNEKVTHKLFDSGKCDHVSPCTGDNAMGSCSASTFCSSTELGDDQTNNSEKQIRHPKKEECSSETDLESSCEEIDSNVTGKSSSISSPIDSHREELEAREGRGSRRTVAKGNLCYILNKYHKPFHCIHKSCNSSFTNLKGLIRHYRTVHQYNREQLCLEKDKARTKRELVKCKKIFACKYKECNKRFLCSKALAKHCSDSHNLDSVEDQKALSENDSAARFSCSQPQCPAVFYTLNKLKHHLMEQHGIEGEMNSDFEIHCDLNGCDRIFTHQSNYSQHVYYRHKDYYDHLFGNPKVDNESLLKNEGEKAFGTTRSHSETSQNNKKALNAKTKRCGGFVKDKKLFLKTKEEALNMCAEQSEHTQYPCMIQGCSSVVKLESSILRHYKRTHQMSSAHLEQQMEILVLCVKYGTKIKEEPPSELEPSIKKEETRNCDPGSTAHTQSVGENEASPQKGNSSPHPENKGNGSQEGCIESKSGFNTDTFLYRETSKYNHNSETTNLEEGHVTEPSPCKNEKSAPKNPDGTESRPYLTNFQLPLPRKRVPEAGHQSSRLESNVVKTPIHTPKDTFRKHSQARSFDLKTYKPMGFESSFLKFIQESKEKEDDVDDWEPADHLTVNDPPQPSDDLAGNVTVDGLVNESSPKVDIPPPSSDSAIHDNLVAIQPIIEAESSAVPSLENLRVILDKALTDCGELALKQLHYLRPVVVLERSKFSTSLLDLFPTKKTDELCVVGSS is encoded by the coding sequence ATGAAAACATCAGTGTGTAAGACAATTGGTTGTCTTTTACCAGAGGACCTTGAAGTTAGAAGAGCTTGTCAGCTTACTGAATTCTTATTGGATCCCAACTGGACTGGATTTAATATGTTAGAAGAACTATATCTGCAGCCAGATCAAAAGTTTGATGAGGAAAATGCTCCAGTTCCCAACTCTCTCCGATGCGAGCTTTTGTTAGCTTTAAAAGCCCATTGGCCTTTTGATCCTGAATTTTGGGACTGGAAAACCTTAAAACGACATTGTCATCAACTCCTAGGCCAAGAAGCTTCTGATTCTGATGATGACCTCAGTGGCTATGAGATGTCAATTAATGAGACAGATGTTTTAGAGTCTTTTCTCAGTGACTATGAAGAGAATAAAGATGATAAACATTCCAAAAGAAGAGACTCAACTGATCagcagaaggagaaaagagacaaaaagccaattggttCCTCTGAACGGTACCAGAGGTGGCTTCAGTATAAGTTCTTCTGTGTGCTCTGCAAGAGGGAATGTATTGAAGCTAGAATACTCCATCATTCTAAGATGCACATGGAAAGTGGAGTTTATACTTGCCCTGTCTGTataaaaaagttcaagaaaaaagaattttttgtaCCTCATGTAATGGAACATGTGAAAATGCCAtcgagcagaaccagaagaaaattacTGATGAAGAGAGATCGCTCACTCAAGGGTAATAGCTCCAAGAGGAGTCCTTCTGCAACATCACATCAAGATCAGCTATGCAACAAGCAAGGAGATTCTCATGAGTATGTCACATTCAGCAAATTAGAGGATTGCCACCTGCAAGATAGAGATTTATACCCTTGTCCTGGGACAGACTGCTCCCGAGTGTTTAAGCAGTTTAAGTACCTAAGTGTGCACCTCAAAGCCGAACACCAAAACAATGATGAAAATGCAAAACATTATTTGGACATGAAGAACCGGagagaaaaatgttctttttgtcGGCGCCATTTCATGACAGCCTTTCATCTGCGGGAGCATGAACAAGTTCACTGTGGGCCTCAGCCTTACATGTGTGTCTCTATAGACTGCTATGCAACATTTGGGTCAGTGAATGAGCTACTTAACCACAAACAAAAGCATGAGGATCTTCGATACAAATGTGAATTAAATGGCTGCAATAGTGTTTTCAGTGACCTGGGGCAGCTTTATCACCATGAAGCACAACACTTCCGGGATGCATCATATACATGCAGCTTTCTTGGTTGCAAAAAGTTTTATTATTCTAAAACTGAGTTTCAGGATCACCTTTCCATGCATCATGACATTTCAAATGGAGATGTTAAATCAACAGTCAAGTTTGAGTCTGCAGCAAATGAAAAGAACAGTTGTAGAGATCTGCCTCACCTCCTTGACCCAACTGAGAAATCACATCTACCTGAGGACTTGCTTTTCTCAGTGGATTCATCTAGTTCTCAGTTAGCTCCAGACATTGAGGAAACAGGCTCTGATAACCTAAAAGATAACAGTGACAGCAACTCCAGTGATCAGTTAAGTCACAGCTCGTCTGCCTCAATGAATGAAGAACTGATTGATACACTGGACTCCCCTGAGTCTATGTCTGATATTTTAATACCTTCTCATGATAAAGTCTTTGTCCCTTccagtttaaaagagaaatgttcCAATGTGGCAGTTTGTTTTGATGGGAAAAAGTTTACCTGTGGTTTCGAAGACTGCGGTTCTACATACAAAAATGCTAGAGGAATGCAGAAGCATCTCCGAAAGGTTCATCCATACCATTTCAAGCATAAAAAAACATTGGGAATAAAGGATAAAGAAATCTTTAAATTTTTGGACGGTGAACATGATCAAACAAACGAGAAGTTTAATGCTGAGCCTAAACCAGGTTCAGACACAAACAGTGATTCTCCAGATGAAGGGCTAGATCATAACATTCACACTAAATATAAAAGTGATCTTCAAAGTTGTCACCATTCTCCAGAAGCCACTATTTGTGCTTCCAGAGTACCATGTACTGAGGATGCCATGTTGGAGCTTCTGTTACGCTTGAAACACTTAAGCTTGAAAAACTCAATAACACACACATCTTTCTCAGGGTCACTGCCAGTGTATCCATCTAATGGTGCTAAGTCCCTTCAGTCAGTTTCCTCAAGCCCTATCTCAGATCTTCACTTTCAGAATCAAGAAGAAAATTTGTCAAGTCAGTACCTTGCACAGTTAGCAGCCAAGCCATTTTTCTGTGAACTTCAAGGCTGCAAATATGAGTTTGTGACCAGAGAGGCTTTGTTGATGCATTATGTCAAAAAGCATAATTATTCCAGAGACAAAGTCCTTCAGTTATCCATGTTTAAGCATCGATACTCCCCATTCCAGTGTCATATTTGCCAAAGGTCATTTACCAGAAGAACCCACCTTAgaattcattataaaaataaacacaaaattagTAATGAAAAAGTCACTCATAAATTATTTGATAGTGGAAAATGTGATCATGTAAGTCCATGTACAGGGGATAATGCCATGGGTAGTTGCTCTGCTTCTACTTTTTGTAGCAGTACAGAACTTGGAGATGATCAGACTAATAACTCTGAGAAGCAAATCCGACATCCTAAAAAGGAAGAGTGTAGTTCAGAAACTGATTTGGAATCTTCTTGTGAAGAAATTGATAGTAATGTAACAGGAAAATCATCCAGCATTTCATCACCAATAGACAGCCACAGGGAAGAATTAGAagcaagagagggaagagggagtagACGAACTGTTGCCAAAGGAAATCTTTGCTATATTTTGAACAAGTACCACAAACCATTCCACTGTATTCATAAAAGTTGCAATTCTTCATTCACAAATCTAAAAGGCTTGATTCGCCATTACCGAACGGTGCATCAATATAACAGAGAGCAATTGTGTTTGGAAAAGGACAAAGCACGAACAAAAAGGGAACTGGTCAAATGTAAAAAGATATTTGCTTGCAAATATAAAGAGTGTAATAAGCGCTTCCTATGCTCCAAAGCACTGGCTAAACACTGTAGTGATTCCCATAATCTAGACTCTGTTGAAGATCAGAAAGCCCTTTCTGAAAATGACTCTGCTGCCAGGTTTTCCTGTAGCCAACCACAGTGCCCAGCGGTCTTCTACACTCTTAACAAGTTGAAGCACCATTTGATGGAACAACACGGTATTGAAGGAGAGATGAACTCGGACTTTGAAATTCATTGTGACCTTAATGGCTGTGATCGGATCTTCACACATCAAAGTAACTACTCTCAACATGTTTATTACCGACACAAAGACTATTATGATCACCTCTTTGGAAATCCAAAAGTGGATAATGAGAGTCTCCTGAAAAATGAAGGTGAGAAAGCTTTTGGAACTACCCGGTCTCACAGTGAAACAAGTCAGAATAATAAGAAGGCATTGAATGCTAAAACTAAAAGATGTGGTGGCTTCGTTAAAgataaaaagctttttttaaaaacaaaggagGAAGCCCTGAATATGTGTGCAGAGCAGTCTGAACACACTCAGTATCCCTGCATGATTCAAGGCTGCTCATCTGTTGTCAAATTGGAAAGTAGTATATTAAGACATTACAAACGTACCCACCAGATGAGCAGTGCTCATTTAGAGCAGCAGATGGAAATCCTAGTACTTTGTGTTAAGTATGGTACCAAAATTAAAGAAGAGCCACCATCTGAGCTAGAGCCTagtataaagaaggaagaaaccagAAACTGTGATCCTGGAAGTACAGCACATACCCAGTCTGTGGGTGAAAATGAAGCATCTCCCCAGAAGGGCAACAGTTCCCCTCAtccagaaaataaaggaaatgggaGTCAGGAAGGATGTATAGAAAGCAAATCGGGATTTAATACAGATACCTTCCTGTATAGAGAAACTTCAAAATATAACCATAATTCAGAAACCACTAACTTGGAAGAGGGTCATGTCACTGAGCCCTCTCCTTGTAAAAATGAAAAGTCTGCACCTAAGAACCCTGATGGGACTGAGAGCAGACCCTATTTAACAAATTTCCAGTTGCCTTTACCTCGTAAAAGGGTACCAGAAGCTGGGCACCAGAGCTCCAGACTGGAAAGTAATGTGGTAAAAACTCCAATTCACACCCCAAAAGATACATTTCGGAAACATTCACAGGCTAGATCATTTGATTTGAAGACTTATAAACCCATGGGGTTtgaatcttcatttttaaaattcattcaggAAAGTAAGGAAAAAGAGGACGATGTTGATGATTGGGAGCCAGCGGACCACTTAACAGTAAATGATCCCCCACAACCCAGTGATGACTTAGCAGGGAATGTGACTGTGGATGGTTTGGTGAATGAAAGCAGTCCTAAAGTTGATATACCTCCTCCTTCCAGTGATTCTGCAATTCATGACAACCTGGTTGCAATCCAGCCTATCATTGAAGCAGAGTCATCAGCTGTCCCTTCCCTCGAAAATCTGAGGGTTATATTAGATAAGGCACTAACAGACTGTGGAGAGCTTGCCTTAAAACAGCTTCATTATTTGCGGCCGGTGGTCGTCCTTGAAAGATCTAAATTTTCCACATCTCTTTTAGACTTATTTCCAACAAAAAAAACAGATGAGCTTTGTGTAGTAGGGAGTTCCTAA
- the RLF gene encoding zinc finger protein Rlf isoform X2 has translation MCHLFAKLISHVCAPCYLVKTRLRRELTLFWSKLQRRIDPSLEIFLERCRQFGVIAKTQQHLFCLIRVVQAEAEDAGVSVSILLCVRALQIQSNEDDEMKTSVCKTIGCLLPEDLEVRRACQLTEFLLDPNWTGFNMLEELYLQPDQKFDEENAPVPNSLRCELLLALKAHWPFDPEFWDWKTLKRHCHQLLGQEASDSDDDLSGYEMSINETDVLESFLSDYEENKDDKHSKRRDSTDQQKEKRDKKPIGSSERYQRWLQYKFFCVLCKRECIEARILHHSKMHMESGVYTCPVCIKKFKKKEFFVPHVMEHVKMPSSRTRRKLLMKRDRSLKGNSSKRSPSATSHQDQLCNKQGDSHEYVTFSKLEDCHLQDRDLYPCPGTDCSRVFKQFKYLSVHLKAEHQNNDENAKHYLDMKNRREKCSFCRRHFMTAFHLREHEQVHCGPQPYMCVSIDCYATFGSVNELLNHKQKHEDLRYKCELNGCNSVFSDLGQLYHHEAQHFRDASYTCSFLGCKKFYYSKTEFQDHLSMHHDISNGDVKSTVKFESAANEKNSCRDLPHLLDPTEKSHLPEDLLFSVDSSSSQLAPDIEETGSDNLKDNSDSNSSDQLSHSSSASMNEELIDTLDSPESMSDILIPSHDKVFVPSSLKEKCSNVAVCFDGKKFTCGFEDCGSTYKNARGMQKHLRKVHPYHFKHKKTLGIKDKEIFKFLDGEHDQTNEKFNAEPKPGSDTNSDSPDEGLDHNIHTKYKSDLQSCHHSPEATICASRVPCTEDAMLELLLRLKHLSLKNSITHTSFSGSLPVYPSNGAKSLQSVSSSPISDLHFQNQEENLSSQYLAQLAAKPFFCELQGCKYEFVTREALLMHYVKKHNYSRDKVLQLSMFKHRYSPFQCHICQRSFTRRTHLRIHYKNKHKISNEKVTHKLFDSGKCDHVSPCTGDNAMGSCSASTFCSSTELGDDQTNNSEKQIRHPKKEECSSETDLESSCEEIDSNVTGKSSSISSPIDSHREELEAREGRGSRRTVAKGNLCYILNKYHKPFHCIHKSCNSSFTNLKGLIRHYRTVHQYNREQLCLEKDKARTKRELVKCKKIFACKYKECNKRFLCSKALAKHCSDSHNLDSVEDQKALSENDSAARFSCSQPQCPAVFYTLNKLKHHLMEQHGIEGEMNSDFEIHCDLNGCDRIFTHQSNYSQHVYYRHKDYYDHLFGNPKVDNESLLKNEGEKAFGTTRSHSETSQNNKKALNAKTKRCGGFVKDKKLFLKTKEEALNMCAEQSEHTQYPCMIQGCSSVVKLESSILRHYKRTHQMSSAHLEQQMEILVLCVKYGTKIKEEPPSELEPSIKKEETRNCDPGSTAHTQSVGENEASPQKGNSSPHPENKGNGSQEGCIESKSGFNTDTFLYRETSKYNHNSETTNLEEGHVTEPSPCKNEKSAPKNPDGTESRPYLTNFQLPLPRKRVPEAGHQSSRLESNVVKTPIHTPKDTFRKHSQARSFDLKTYKPMGFESSFLKFIQESKEKEDDVDDWEPADHLTVNDPPQPSDDLAGNVTVDGLVNESSPKVDIPPPSSDSAIHDNLVAIQPIIEAESSAVPSLENLRVILDKALTDCGELALKQLHYLRPVVVLERSKFSTSLLDLFPTKKTDELCVVGSS, from the coding sequence GCAGAAGATGCTGGTGTTTCAGTGTCCATTTTATTATGTGTAAGAGCCCTTCAGATCCAATCAAATGAAGATGATGAAATGAAAACATCAGTGTGTAAGACAATTGGTTGTCTTTTACCAGAGGACCTTGAAGTTAGAAGAGCTTGTCAGCTTACTGAATTCTTATTGGATCCCAACTGGACTGGATTTAATATGTTAGAAGAACTATATCTGCAGCCAGATCAAAAGTTTGATGAGGAAAATGCTCCAGTTCCCAACTCTCTCCGATGCGAGCTTTTGTTAGCTTTAAAAGCCCATTGGCCTTTTGATCCTGAATTTTGGGACTGGAAAACCTTAAAACGACATTGTCATCAACTCCTAGGCCAAGAAGCTTCTGATTCTGATGATGACCTCAGTGGCTATGAGATGTCAATTAATGAGACAGATGTTTTAGAGTCTTTTCTCAGTGACTATGAAGAGAATAAAGATGATAAACATTCCAAAAGAAGAGACTCAACTGATCagcagaaggagaaaagagacaaaaagccaattggttCCTCTGAACGGTACCAGAGGTGGCTTCAGTATAAGTTCTTCTGTGTGCTCTGCAAGAGGGAATGTATTGAAGCTAGAATACTCCATCATTCTAAGATGCACATGGAAAGTGGAGTTTATACTTGCCCTGTCTGTataaaaaagttcaagaaaaaagaattttttgtaCCTCATGTAATGGAACATGTGAAAATGCCAtcgagcagaaccagaagaaaattacTGATGAAGAGAGATCGCTCACTCAAGGGTAATAGCTCCAAGAGGAGTCCTTCTGCAACATCACATCAAGATCAGCTATGCAACAAGCAAGGAGATTCTCATGAGTATGTCACATTCAGCAAATTAGAGGATTGCCACCTGCAAGATAGAGATTTATACCCTTGTCCTGGGACAGACTGCTCCCGAGTGTTTAAGCAGTTTAAGTACCTAAGTGTGCACCTCAAAGCCGAACACCAAAACAATGATGAAAATGCAAAACATTATTTGGACATGAAGAACCGGagagaaaaatgttctttttgtcGGCGCCATTTCATGACAGCCTTTCATCTGCGGGAGCATGAACAAGTTCACTGTGGGCCTCAGCCTTACATGTGTGTCTCTATAGACTGCTATGCAACATTTGGGTCAGTGAATGAGCTACTTAACCACAAACAAAAGCATGAGGATCTTCGATACAAATGTGAATTAAATGGCTGCAATAGTGTTTTCAGTGACCTGGGGCAGCTTTATCACCATGAAGCACAACACTTCCGGGATGCATCATATACATGCAGCTTTCTTGGTTGCAAAAAGTTTTATTATTCTAAAACTGAGTTTCAGGATCACCTTTCCATGCATCATGACATTTCAAATGGAGATGTTAAATCAACAGTCAAGTTTGAGTCTGCAGCAAATGAAAAGAACAGTTGTAGAGATCTGCCTCACCTCCTTGACCCAACTGAGAAATCACATCTACCTGAGGACTTGCTTTTCTCAGTGGATTCATCTAGTTCTCAGTTAGCTCCAGACATTGAGGAAACAGGCTCTGATAACCTAAAAGATAACAGTGACAGCAACTCCAGTGATCAGTTAAGTCACAGCTCGTCTGCCTCAATGAATGAAGAACTGATTGATACACTGGACTCCCCTGAGTCTATGTCTGATATTTTAATACCTTCTCATGATAAAGTCTTTGTCCCTTccagtttaaaagagaaatgttcCAATGTGGCAGTTTGTTTTGATGGGAAAAAGTTTACCTGTGGTTTCGAAGACTGCGGTTCTACATACAAAAATGCTAGAGGAATGCAGAAGCATCTCCGAAAGGTTCATCCATACCATTTCAAGCATAAAAAAACATTGGGAATAAAGGATAAAGAAATCTTTAAATTTTTGGACGGTGAACATGATCAAACAAACGAGAAGTTTAATGCTGAGCCTAAACCAGGTTCAGACACAAACAGTGATTCTCCAGATGAAGGGCTAGATCATAACATTCACACTAAATATAAAAGTGATCTTCAAAGTTGTCACCATTCTCCAGAAGCCACTATTTGTGCTTCCAGAGTACCATGTACTGAGGATGCCATGTTGGAGCTTCTGTTACGCTTGAAACACTTAAGCTTGAAAAACTCAATAACACACACATCTTTCTCAGGGTCACTGCCAGTGTATCCATCTAATGGTGCTAAGTCCCTTCAGTCAGTTTCCTCAAGCCCTATCTCAGATCTTCACTTTCAGAATCAAGAAGAAAATTTGTCAAGTCAGTACCTTGCACAGTTAGCAGCCAAGCCATTTTTCTGTGAACTTCAAGGCTGCAAATATGAGTTTGTGACCAGAGAGGCTTTGTTGATGCATTATGTCAAAAAGCATAATTATTCCAGAGACAAAGTCCTTCAGTTATCCATGTTTAAGCATCGATACTCCCCATTCCAGTGTCATATTTGCCAAAGGTCATTTACCAGAAGAACCCACCTTAgaattcattataaaaataaacacaaaattagTAATGAAAAAGTCACTCATAAATTATTTGATAGTGGAAAATGTGATCATGTAAGTCCATGTACAGGGGATAATGCCATGGGTAGTTGCTCTGCTTCTACTTTTTGTAGCAGTACAGAACTTGGAGATGATCAGACTAATAACTCTGAGAAGCAAATCCGACATCCTAAAAAGGAAGAGTGTAGTTCAGAAACTGATTTGGAATCTTCTTGTGAAGAAATTGATAGTAATGTAACAGGAAAATCATCCAGCATTTCATCACCAATAGACAGCCACAGGGAAGAATTAGAagcaagagagggaagagggagtagACGAACTGTTGCCAAAGGAAATCTTTGCTATATTTTGAACAAGTACCACAAACCATTCCACTGTATTCATAAAAGTTGCAATTCTTCATTCACAAATCTAAAAGGCTTGATTCGCCATTACCGAACGGTGCATCAATATAACAGAGAGCAATTGTGTTTGGAAAAGGACAAAGCACGAACAAAAAGGGAACTGGTCAAATGTAAAAAGATATTTGCTTGCAAATATAAAGAGTGTAATAAGCGCTTCCTATGCTCCAAAGCACTGGCTAAACACTGTAGTGATTCCCATAATCTAGACTCTGTTGAAGATCAGAAAGCCCTTTCTGAAAATGACTCTGCTGCCAGGTTTTCCTGTAGCCAACCACAGTGCCCAGCGGTCTTCTACACTCTTAACAAGTTGAAGCACCATTTGATGGAACAACACGGTATTGAAGGAGAGATGAACTCGGACTTTGAAATTCATTGTGACCTTAATGGCTGTGATCGGATCTTCACACATCAAAGTAACTACTCTCAACATGTTTATTACCGACACAAAGACTATTATGATCACCTCTTTGGAAATCCAAAAGTGGATAATGAGAGTCTCCTGAAAAATGAAGGTGAGAAAGCTTTTGGAACTACCCGGTCTCACAGTGAAACAAGTCAGAATAATAAGAAGGCATTGAATGCTAAAACTAAAAGATGTGGTGGCTTCGTTAAAgataaaaagctttttttaaaaacaaaggagGAAGCCCTGAATATGTGTGCAGAGCAGTCTGAACACACTCAGTATCCCTGCATGATTCAAGGCTGCTCATCTGTTGTCAAATTGGAAAGTAGTATATTAAGACATTACAAACGTACCCACCAGATGAGCAGTGCTCATTTAGAGCAGCAGATGGAAATCCTAGTACTTTGTGTTAAGTATGGTACCAAAATTAAAGAAGAGCCACCATCTGAGCTAGAGCCTagtataaagaaggaagaaaccagAAACTGTGATCCTGGAAGTACAGCACATACCCAGTCTGTGGGTGAAAATGAAGCATCTCCCCAGAAGGGCAACAGTTCCCCTCAtccagaaaataaaggaaatgggaGTCAGGAAGGATGTATAGAAAGCAAATCGGGATTTAATACAGATACCTTCCTGTATAGAGAAACTTCAAAATATAACCATAATTCAGAAACCACTAACTTGGAAGAGGGTCATGTCACTGAGCCCTCTCCTTGTAAAAATGAAAAGTCTGCACCTAAGAACCCTGATGGGACTGAGAGCAGACCCTATTTAACAAATTTCCAGTTGCCTTTACCTCGTAAAAGGGTACCAGAAGCTGGGCACCAGAGCTCCAGACTGGAAAGTAATGTGGTAAAAACTCCAATTCACACCCCAAAAGATACATTTCGGAAACATTCACAGGCTAGATCATTTGATTTGAAGACTTATAAACCCATGGGGTTtgaatcttcatttttaaaattcattcaggAAAGTAAGGAAAAAGAGGACGATGTTGATGATTGGGAGCCAGCGGACCACTTAACAGTAAATGATCCCCCACAACCCAGTGATGACTTAGCAGGGAATGTGACTGTGGATGGTTTGGTGAATGAAAGCAGTCCTAAAGTTGATATACCTCCTCCTTCCAGTGATTCTGCAATTCATGACAACCTGGTTGCAATCCAGCCTATCATTGAAGCAGAGTCATCAGCTGTCCCTTCCCTCGAAAATCTGAGGGTTATATTAGATAAGGCACTAACAGACTGTGGAGAGCTTGCCTTAAAACAGCTTCATTATTTGCGGCCGGTGGTCGTCCTTGAAAGATCTAAATTTTCCACATCTCTTTTAGACTTATTTCCAACAAAAAAAACAGATGAGCTTTGTGTAGTAGGGAGTTCCTAA
- the TMCO2 gene encoding transmembrane and coiled-coil domain-containing protein 2, with protein MGKTPSPPLEETTGFSLSPLWNWLQENIVNTNPNSWLSEYVAPTWQTILWTIFAICLILGTLTFWKRTFRSIKKAILFANLLLMLYKKGSELFQDIMSNGGEANARSVMNQENHNMLVTLNLQEKILKKLQMVEGKVKDLEDLIIAYKNKKNFTGPYCNCSDCQSPVPTSGFTSTSET; from the exons ATGGGTAAAACACCATCACCACCCTTGGAAGAAACTACAggattctctctttctccattatgGAATTGGCTACAAGAAAACATTGTCAATACGAATCCAAATTCTTGGCTTTCAGAATACGTAGCTCCAACCTGGCAAACCATCCTGTGGACTATCTTTGCCATTTGCCTGATACTAGGAACACTTACCTTTTGGAAACGAACTTTTCGGTCAATTAAG AAAGCCATCCTGTTCGCTAATTTACTCCTTATGCTTTACAAGAAGGGCTCAGAACTTTTTCAAGATATAATGTCCAATGGTGGCGAAGCAAACGCTAGATCTGTGATGAATCAAGAAAACCATAACATGTTGGTGACCCTGAACCTGCAGGAGAAAATCCTCAAAAAGCTGCAGATGGTAGAGGGCAAAGTGAAAGACTTGGAGGATTTGATCATAGCCTACAAAAACAAGAAGAATTTCACAGGACCCTATTGTAACTGCTCAGACTGTCAGAGTCCCGTGCCTACTTCTGGCTTTACTTCAACATCTGAAACATGA